A region of Streptomyces sp. NBC_01750 DNA encodes the following proteins:
- a CDS encoding polyketide synthase, translating into MPQERVVRDLHAVTDYLLSRIAELLDVSRNELDRWVPVHQYGLDSARSVALAASLSEFLGWRVPATWMWQYPTVDALSRALVEGPRAAEAAPSTDRRLAPREPIAVVGIGCRFPGGPDPSSFWQLLVEGRDAVGPVPAARRELLGDKVRWGGFIDGIDQFDPLFFGISPREAVQMDPQQRLALELAWEALEDAGVAPLSLAGSDTGVFMASCYGDYAALAHYRGPDQGITPHTATGMHDGLIANRVSYALGLQGPSMAIDAACAGSLVAVHLGCQSIWLGESELVLAGGVNLSFVSDYFTAVEQLGAVSPDGRCKAFDARANGMVRSEGGGSVVLAPLRVALERDLPVYCLIKGSSANNDGFSSGLTAPNPQAQELMLRTAYRRAGIEPSLVDYIECHGTGTPLGDPIEANAIGAVLGGDRREALRLGSVKSNVGHLEAAAGVVGLAKLALSIRNGVLPASLHYANPNPQILFDEYNLTVQDRLTPWPRRSDARRAGVSSFGFGGAICHLAVEELPRPEGALVLLAEDSQEALVARASALIAETDLRAVCGRAPGDGTFRLAAAARDMTELRAQLEAFTAGTTAAGLSVGEKTERKPRVAFLFSGNGSQWVGMGRQLLAGMPVFRRSMMRSDKRMRELLGFSLVDQLLDPDGRIDDMDVFQPLLFSIQVALADAWRSLGVEPDVVLGQSVGEFAASHIAGALDFADASRLAAHHGRLLQQLAVGRGDGIVVMTAADEVKQHLTGQLTVSGYNGLNSTLVTGTPQEIDDLVQRLTDEGVTNHRVRMGHAPHSPLVDHVLPPLKAQLADIKPRTTSIPMISTVTGELVDGAELGPDYWGDNLRQEIRVVDALTTLRGHDIDAVIELSPHPVLLKSVAEVLSAVTLPSLRRGADEASTLLGSLGALYAAGHPVTVGPFLAGDWGRHVPPKRGGVAADEPMHLVPVTAHSAAALADTCRELSNHVERDAGLRVSDLAYTLATRRTHHNHRVALFARNRQEVLDGLARVAAGQPHPDVVTGTVAGNSDRRVALVFSGGGTHWVGMGRELMRSHAGFREWMHACDAAVRAAGGGSVLDELAAPADRTRLEEMDVQQPVLFALQVSLARVWLELGLQPSAVVGHSMGEVAAACVAGRLSLEDAARVVVARSHLIERKAAAAAVISVELPEQELLRRIGPYAGQVTVVAVNSPTNTVVTGPPDAIRAFDAGLKQAGISTRHVQIARPAHSPGMDPLIPPLREMINGITPLTGTIDFYSTALADTVNPVTDVDYWVHNLRDQVRFADTIGALVADGVGTFVEIGPHETLCGAVEEIALTRGVQVHAINSLRRDESDVRCLLGAAASLYVRGLPLTFDPLFADDVEVVETPLVQWQKDRYWLDTTPRREVVSAPAAEIAVEAGVTPVAMQPAADRSVGEIVLAEIADALGVPVSRFDENAGLRDFGLDSMLAIRLVNRLQALIGRRVSPVVFLDGRTISEVVAHFVEIVGEPAATAAAQSASTPKAVAEPTPEARSPQAFLDDLSELDAEELVDELAARGLLDPTDAPASEQLRADGLGLELASASHGQASLWFMQQVDPDAVPYNFMVAARIRTAVDEQSLERAVRAVMERHPALRTIFVEAGGHPYQVILDEPEYEFIVVDSSDRDDEQAREELAAYGHLPLDIDNGPLVRVVLIARGPADHYLLVLVHHIASDAASADVMFRELQEFYEGADPAAGNPVPPYTDFVEWERQWLAGPAADAALDWWSQRLADPPAHLELSTMERPPGVTYEGRDLRFRWSAEESRQLREFAVGEGVSISTVVLAGFFATLNRAVGVEDSVLATAIAQRGEPGWESAIGYYLNTVLIRANPAGDRSFRDLLREVHAFSLGLLEHMNYPLDRLASILKPPRAEGRPPWFDVAMNWLSSDAFPRSTKLFHGTGDTIAPDSALPLEPLPVRRHIAKFDLEISMADISGEVVGHVQYKPSYLEKETVTALLTLYRTVLFGSIAQPDLALDDITPSSRPESPTPSRQEPSMSDSPEQDYDPGDVAVIGMSLRAPGASTKEQFWDNLVHGRESVSLLDKDDIHVDETLINSPFYVPACGVLDTYDKFDPSVFGISDRMAAAMTPENRLFLESVWETLEDGGYDPNRVEGEVGIYGANNAQTAALYSSPPDRVSTGPEAMEAGAAWSPDTMTSNALYYLGLKGEAVTLAAVCSGFHYAVHLACQSLLLGQTDMAIAGGSMVRLPHPRGHMWEENRILSKDGHCRPFDANGTGTVLSSGVVTVLLKPLAHAVADRDHIYAVVKGSAINNNGVSAVAYGLAQPERLSACIANAMEVSGVTPDTVSMYEANSLGLPITDDLEIHAASMAFGKQSGTTSIGGVKGNVGHGGVVSSGFGAVKAALALYHKKLPATINLTEINEDLGFSSTPFVPQLETADWETEAGIRRAGITSIGGGGYNAHLVLEEAPTAAERAPEAAGRPRLATLSALDDEALARQRARLKDWLVANPDLRLDDVCFSLNLGRKVMDRRWAAVVRSRAELIAALLGLTTQTAAAPQVDADSLQRNSNGIVPSGNDGQALSDLAAAWVTGQRVDFDSLHLGEASHRVPLPTYPFQPRRFWRTDW; encoded by the coding sequence ATGCCGCAAGAGCGTGTAGTGCGAGATCTGCATGCTGTAACAGATTATCTGCTTTCCCGTATCGCCGAGCTGCTGGACGTGTCCAGGAACGAGCTGGACCGCTGGGTACCGGTGCATCAGTACGGATTGGACTCGGCGAGGTCGGTAGCTCTTGCCGCATCGTTGTCCGAATTCCTCGGCTGGCGGGTTCCGGCCACATGGATGTGGCAGTATCCGACCGTCGACGCCCTGTCCCGTGCGCTCGTCGAGGGCCCACGTGCCGCGGAGGCCGCCCCGAGCACCGATCGCCGCTTGGCACCGCGTGAACCCATCGCGGTCGTGGGCATCGGCTGCCGGTTCCCCGGAGGACCGGATCCGTCCTCGTTCTGGCAGTTGCTGGTCGAGGGCCGCGACGCCGTCGGACCGGTACCCGCCGCGCGGCGTGAGCTCCTGGGCGACAAGGTGCGCTGGGGCGGGTTCATCGACGGCATCGACCAGTTCGATCCGCTCTTCTTCGGTATCTCACCCCGCGAAGCCGTCCAGATGGACCCGCAGCAGCGCCTGGCGCTGGAGCTGGCCTGGGAGGCGCTTGAGGACGCGGGTGTCGCGCCCCTCAGCCTCGCCGGCAGCGACACCGGCGTGTTCATGGCTTCCTGCTACGGCGACTACGCCGCGTTGGCCCACTACCGCGGCCCCGACCAGGGCATCACCCCGCACACCGCGACCGGCATGCACGACGGCCTCATCGCCAACCGCGTCTCCTACGCCCTCGGCCTACAGGGCCCGAGCATGGCCATCGACGCCGCCTGCGCGGGGTCGCTGGTCGCGGTGCACCTGGGATGCCAGTCGATCTGGCTGGGCGAGAGCGAGCTGGTGCTGGCCGGCGGAGTGAACCTGAGCTTCGTCTCCGACTACTTCACCGCGGTGGAACAACTGGGTGCGGTCTCCCCGGACGGCCGGTGCAAGGCGTTCGACGCTCGTGCCAACGGGATGGTGCGAAGCGAGGGCGGCGGGTCCGTGGTGCTGGCCCCGTTGAGGGTGGCGCTGGAGCGGGATCTGCCGGTGTACTGCCTGATCAAGGGCAGCTCGGCCAACAACGACGGCTTCAGCAGCGGCCTGACCGCCCCGAATCCCCAGGCGCAGGAGCTGATGCTCCGCACCGCGTACCGGCGGGCCGGCATCGAGCCCTCTCTTGTCGACTACATCGAGTGCCACGGCACCGGGACGCCCCTCGGTGACCCGATCGAGGCCAACGCCATCGGTGCGGTGCTGGGCGGCGACCGAAGGGAGGCGCTGCGACTCGGCTCCGTCAAGTCCAACGTCGGGCATCTGGAGGCGGCGGCCGGCGTCGTCGGCCTGGCCAAACTCGCGCTGTCGATCCGCAACGGCGTGCTGCCGGCGAGCCTGCACTACGCCAACCCGAATCCGCAGATCCTGTTCGACGAGTACAACCTCACGGTCCAGGACCGGTTGACGCCATGGCCGCGACGGTCGGACGCGCGCCGGGCGGGCGTCAGCTCGTTCGGCTTCGGCGGCGCGATCTGCCACCTCGCAGTCGAGGAGCTGCCGCGCCCCGAAGGGGCACTCGTGCTGCTGGCCGAGGACTCCCAGGAGGCGTTGGTCGCGCGGGCCTCGGCGCTGATTGCCGAGACCGACCTGCGGGCGGTCTGCGGGCGGGCACCGGGCGACGGCACGTTCCGGCTCGCGGCCGCCGCCCGCGACATGACCGAACTCAGGGCCCAACTGGAGGCTTTCACTGCTGGCACGACGGCTGCCGGGCTGAGCGTCGGGGAGAAGACCGAACGCAAGCCGCGGGTGGCGTTCCTGTTCTCCGGCAATGGATCGCAGTGGGTGGGCATGGGCAGGCAGCTGCTTGCCGGTATGCCCGTGTTCCGGCGGTCCATGATGCGGTCCGACAAGCGGATGCGGGAGCTGCTGGGCTTCTCGCTCGTCGACCAGCTGCTGGATCCGGACGGCCGCATCGACGACATGGACGTCTTTCAGCCGTTGCTGTTCTCCATACAGGTCGCCTTGGCCGATGCCTGGCGCTCGCTGGGAGTGGAGCCGGACGTCGTGCTGGGACAGAGCGTCGGTGAGTTCGCCGCCTCCCACATCGCCGGCGCACTCGACTTCGCCGACGCCTCCCGCCTGGCCGCCCACCACGGCCGGCTCCTCCAGCAACTGGCCGTAGGACGCGGCGACGGCATCGTGGTGATGACCGCCGCGGACGAGGTCAAGCAGCACCTGACCGGTCAGCTCACCGTTTCCGGCTACAACGGCCTGAACTCCACCCTGGTCACCGGCACACCGCAGGAGATCGACGACCTCGTCCAGCGGCTGACCGATGAGGGCGTCACGAACCACCGGGTGCGGATGGGCCACGCACCGCACTCGCCGTTGGTCGACCACGTCCTCCCCCCCCTGAAGGCCCAACTCGCCGACATCAAGCCCCGGACCACCAGCATCCCGATGATCTCGACGGTCACCGGCGAACTGGTCGACGGCGCCGAACTCGGGCCGGACTACTGGGGGGACAACCTGCGCCAGGAGATCCGGGTGGTCGACGCCCTGACGACCCTGCGCGGCCACGACATCGACGCGGTGATCGAACTCAGCCCGCATCCGGTACTACTCAAGTCGGTGGCGGAGGTCCTGTCGGCGGTCACCTTGCCCTCACTCCGGCGTGGCGCCGACGAAGCCTCGACCCTGCTGGGCTCGCTCGGCGCGCTGTACGCGGCCGGCCACCCCGTGACGGTCGGCCCGTTCCTCGCGGGTGACTGGGGACGACACGTCCCCCCGAAGCGGGGTGGCGTCGCGGCGGACGAACCGATGCATCTCGTACCCGTCACGGCGCACTCGGCGGCTGCGCTGGCCGACACCTGCCGTGAGCTGTCCAACCACGTCGAACGCGACGCGGGCCTGCGGGTGTCCGACCTCGCCTACACGCTCGCGACCAGGCGTACCCACCACAACCACCGGGTGGCGCTCTTCGCTCGCAACCGTCAGGAAGTCCTGGACGGACTTGCCCGGGTCGCCGCGGGGCAGCCGCACCCCGATGTCGTCACGGGCACGGTCGCCGGCAACAGCGACCGGCGGGTGGCGCTGGTGTTCTCCGGCGGCGGTACGCACTGGGTGGGTATGGGCCGGGAGCTCATGCGCTCGCACGCCGGCTTCCGCGAGTGGATGCATGCCTGCGATGCCGCCGTGCGCGCGGCGGGCGGCGGCTCGGTGCTCGATGAGCTCGCCGCCCCGGCCGACCGGACCAGACTTGAGGAAATGGATGTCCAGCAACCCGTTCTGTTCGCCTTGCAGGTCTCGCTGGCGAGGGTCTGGCTCGAACTCGGTCTCCAACCGTCCGCCGTCGTCGGTCACAGCATGGGCGAAGTCGCCGCCGCCTGCGTGGCAGGCAGGCTGTCACTGGAGGACGCCGCCCGTGTCGTGGTCGCGCGGTCGCACCTGATCGAGCGGAAGGCCGCCGCCGCCGCCGTGATTTCCGTCGAACTGCCTGAGCAGGAACTGCTGCGCAGGATCGGCCCGTACGCCGGACAAGTGACCGTCGTCGCGGTGAACAGCCCCACGAACACGGTGGTCACCGGCCCGCCCGACGCCATCCGTGCATTCGATGCCGGCCTCAAGCAGGCTGGGATCTCGACCAGGCATGTCCAGATCGCGCGACCGGCGCACAGCCCCGGCATGGATCCGCTGATCCCGCCACTGCGCGAGATGATCAACGGCATCACCCCGCTGACCGGCACCATCGACTTCTACTCCACGGCACTGGCCGACACGGTGAACCCGGTCACCGACGTCGACTACTGGGTACACAACCTGCGCGACCAGGTCCGGTTCGCCGACACCATCGGTGCGCTGGTCGCGGACGGCGTCGGCACCTTCGTCGAGATCGGCCCGCACGAGACCCTGTGCGGCGCGGTCGAGGAGATCGCGCTGACCCGTGGTGTCCAGGTGCACGCGATCAACTCCCTGCGACGCGACGAAAGTGACGTCCGCTGCCTGCTGGGAGCCGCCGCGTCACTGTACGTCAGGGGTCTTCCGCTGACCTTCGACCCGTTGTTCGCCGATGACGTCGAGGTCGTGGAAACCCCCCTCGTGCAATGGCAGAAGGACCGCTACTGGCTGGACACCACGCCTCGCCGCGAAGTCGTGTCGGCCCCGGCCGCCGAGATCGCGGTCGAAGCCGGGGTCACGCCGGTGGCGATGCAGCCGGCCGCGGACAGGTCGGTGGGGGAGATCGTCCTCGCCGAGATCGCCGACGCGCTGGGCGTACCGGTCAGCAGGTTCGACGAGAACGCGGGCCTGCGCGACTTCGGCCTGGACTCGATGCTGGCGATCCGCCTCGTCAACAGGCTCCAGGCGCTGATCGGGCGGCGCGTGTCGCCGGTGGTGTTCCTCGACGGCCGGACCATATCCGAGGTCGTCGCCCACTTCGTCGAGATCGTCGGTGAGCCGGCGGCGACCGCGGCGGCCCAGTCGGCCTCGACGCCGAAGGCGGTGGCCGAGCCGACGCCCGAGGCCAGGTCGCCACAGGCGTTCCTGGACGACCTGTCCGAGCTGGACGCCGAGGAACTGGTGGACGAACTGGCCGCACGCGGCTTGCTCGATCCCACCGACGCACCGGCGTCGGAGCAGCTGCGCGCCGACGGTCTCGGCCTCGAACTGGCGTCGGCGTCGCACGGCCAGGCATCGCTGTGGTTCATGCAACAGGTCGATCCGGACGCGGTGCCCTACAACTTCATGGTGGCCGCCCGGATCCGGACCGCGGTCGACGAACAGTCACTCGAGCGCGCCGTGCGGGCCGTGATGGAGCGGCATCCCGCGCTGCGCACGATCTTCGTCGAGGCCGGCGGTCACCCCTACCAGGTCATCCTGGACGAACCGGAGTACGAGTTCATCGTGGTGGACAGCTCGGACCGCGACGACGAACAGGCCCGCGAGGAACTGGCCGCATACGGGCATCTGCCCCTCGACATCGACAACGGGCCGCTGGTGCGGGTCGTGCTGATAGCCCGTGGGCCGGCGGACCACTACCTGCTGGTGCTCGTGCACCACATCGCGTCGGACGCGGCGTCGGCCGATGTGATGTTCCGTGAACTCCAGGAGTTCTACGAGGGTGCCGACCCCGCCGCCGGCAACCCGGTTCCCCCGTACACGGACTTCGTCGAGTGGGAGCGGCAGTGGCTGGCCGGCCCGGCGGCCGACGCGGCACTCGACTGGTGGTCGCAGAGGCTGGCCGACCCGCCCGCCCATCTCGAACTGTCCACCATGGAGCGCCCTCCCGGTGTCACCTACGAGGGCCGCGACCTCAGGTTCCGCTGGAGCGCCGAGGAGTCCCGTCAGCTCAGGGAGTTCGCGGTGGGCGAGGGGGTGTCGATCAGCACCGTCGTGCTGGCCGGTTTCTTCGCCACGCTCAACCGCGCGGTCGGCGTCGAGGACTCCGTACTGGCCACCGCCATCGCCCAACGCGGTGAGCCCGGCTGGGAATCCGCCATCGGCTACTACCTGAACACCGTGCTGATACGAGCGAACCCCGCCGGCGACCGCAGTTTCCGGGATCTGCTGCGTGAGGTCCACGCGTTCTCGCTCGGCCTGCTCGAACACATGAACTACCCCCTCGACCGGTTGGCGTCCATCCTGAAGCCGCCGAGGGCCGAAGGCCGGCCGCCGTGGTTCGACGTCGCGATGAACTGGCTGTCCTCGGACGCCTTTCCCCGCTCCACCAAGCTCTTCCACGGCACGGGCGACACGATCGCGCCCGACAGCGCCCTGCCGCTCGAACCGCTGCCGGTGCGCAGGCACATCGCCAAGTTCGACTTGGAGATCTCGATGGCAGACATCTCCGGTGAAGTGGTCGGCCATGTCCAGTACAAACCCAGCTACCTGGAGAAGGAGACCGTGACGGCACTGCTCACGCTCTACCGCACTGTGCTCTTCGGCTCGATAGCACAGCCCGACCTGGCACTTGACGACATCACTCCGAGCAGCCGTCCCGAGTCGCCAACCCCCTCAAGGCAGGAGCCTTCTATGTCCGACAGCCCTGAGCAGGACTACGACCCGGGTGACGTGGCCGTCATCGGCATGTCCCTGCGGGCGCCCGGGGCCAGCACCAAGGAACAGTTCTGGGACAACCTCGTACACGGCAGGGAGTCCGTGTCGCTCCTCGACAAGGACGACATCCACGTCGACGAGACCTTGATCAACAGTCCGTTCTACGTGCCGGCCTGTGGCGTCCTCGACACGTACGACAAGTTCGACCCGTCGGTGTTCGGGATCAGCGACCGGATGGCGGCCGCGATGACCCCGGAGAACCGGCTGTTCCTGGAGAGCGTGTGGGAGACGCTCGAGGACGGCGGCTACGACCCGAACCGGGTCGAGGGCGAGGTGGGCATCTACGGTGCCAACAACGCGCAGACCGCCGCGCTCTACAGTTCCCCACCGGACCGGGTGTCGACCGGCCCTGAAGCGATGGAGGCCGGCGCGGCGTGGTCGCCGGACACCATGACGTCCAACGCGCTGTACTACCTGGGGCTGAAAGGCGAGGCGGTAACGCTCGCGGCCGTCTGCTCCGGCTTCCACTACGCGGTGCACCTGGCCTGCCAGTCGCTGCTGCTCGGCCAGACCGACATGGCGATCGCCGGTGGCTCGATGGTCCGCCTGCCGCACCCCCGCGGTCATATGTGGGAGGAGAACCGCATCCTGTCGAAGGACGGCCACTGCCGTCCGTTCGATGCCAACGGCACCGGCACCGTGCTGTCCAGCGGCGTCGTCACCGTGCTGCTCAAGCCGCTGGCACACGCCGTCGCGGACCGCGACCACATCTACGCCGTGGTCAAGGGCTCGGCCATCAACAACAACGGCGTCAGCGCGGTGGCCTACGGTCTGGCACAACCCGAGCGGCTGAGCGCGTGCATCGCCAACGCCATGGAGGTCAGCGGCGTCACCCCGGACACCGTGTCCATGTACGAGGCCAACAGCCTCGGTCTGCCGATCACCGACGATCTGGAGATCCACGCGGCGAGCATGGCGTTCGGCAAGCAGTCCGGCACCACCTCGATCGGCGGGGTCAAGGGCAACGTGGGCCACGGCGGTGTGGTGTCGAGCGGCTTCGGCGCGGTGAAGGCCGCGCTGGCCCTGTACCACAAGAAGCTGCCGGCGACGATCAACCTGACCGAGATCAACGAGGACCTCGGCTTCTCCAGCACCCCGTTCGTGCCACAGCTGGAGACGGCGGACTGGGAGACGGAGGCAGGCATCCGCCGTGCGGGCATCACCTCGATCGGCGGGGGTGGCTACAACGCGCACCTGGTGCTGGAGGAGGCGCCGACCGCCGCCGAGCGCGCCCCCGAGGCAGCGGGCAGGCCGCGACTGGCGACGCTGTCCGCCCTGGACGACGAAGCGCTGGCCCGTCAGCGCGCGAGGCTGAAGGACTGGCTGGTCGCCAACCCCGACCTGCGTCTCGACGACGTCTGCTTCAGCCTCAACCTGGGCCGCAAGGTGATGGACCGCCGCTGGGCAGCCGTGGTCCGCAGCCGTGCGGAGCTGATCGCGGCACTGCTTGGCCTGACCACCCAGACCGCTGCCGCGCCGCAGGTGGACGCGGATTCCCTGCAGCGCAACAGCAACGGGATAGTGCCGTCCGGAAACGACGGGCAGGCGCTGTCCGATCTGGCTGCCGCCTGGGTGACCGGCCAGCGGGTGGACTTCGACTCCCTGCACCTGGGGGAGGCCAGCCACCGTGTGCCCCTGCCCACGTACCCGTTCCAGCCACGCCGGTTCTGGCGGACGGACTGGTAA
- a CDS encoding formyltransferase family protein has product MNIYLSGQGGFAVEVADALLDEGHKIVGAAAPRLRKGHSDESNAMSWDRLRAWAYPRDIPWTASAELRAMHIPDGVDIIVAAHSHAFIGRHTRAKAAVATIGYHPSLLPLHRGRDAIRWTIRDGDKATGGSIYHLTERTDAGPIAAQEHLLVPPGSTVKTLWREHLAPLGVRLLLRVVADLAEGRRIEVPQDEKLATWEPAMDSAPLFKPELIALPGAVPVDGSKWALHAR; this is encoded by the coding sequence GTGAACATCTATTTGTCAGGACAAGGGGGATTCGCGGTGGAGGTCGCGGATGCCCTGCTGGACGAAGGCCACAAGATAGTTGGCGCAGCCGCCCCCCGTCTGCGCAAAGGGCATTCCGACGAGAGCAACGCGATGTCCTGGGACCGCCTGCGTGCCTGGGCGTACCCCAGGGACATCCCGTGGACGGCCTCGGCCGAGCTGCGCGCGATGCATATCCCGGACGGGGTGGACATCATCGTCGCCGCGCATTCACACGCCTTCATCGGCCGTCACACGCGTGCCAAGGCAGCCGTCGCCACTATCGGCTATCACCCCAGCCTGCTGCCGTTGCACCGTGGCCGGGACGCGATCCGATGGACGATCCGCGACGGTGACAAGGCGACGGGCGGGAGCATCTACCACCTCACCGAGCGTACCGACGCCGGCCCGATCGCCGCACAGGAGCACCTGCTCGTACCCCCGGGATCGACTGTGAAGACCCTGTGGCGCGAGCATCTGGCCCCGCTCGGTGTGCGGTTGCTGCTGCGGGTGGTCGCCGACCTGGCCGAGGGCAGGCGGATCGAGGTGCCGCAGGACGAGAAGCTGGCAACCTGGGAGCCCGCGATGGACTCGGCACCGCTGTTCAAACCCGAACTCATAGCACTGCCCGGAGCGGTGCCTGTCGATGGCAGCAAGTGGGCTCTTCATGCACGGTGA
- a CDS encoding thioesterase II family protein, which translates to MQAVDPDLWIRRFHPAGPASARLVCLPHAGGAASYYFPLSRALSPGVEVLAIQYPGRQERQLERRRETVAELADEITEVIRPLADQPLYLFGHSLGATVAFEVARRLEAADVKLAHMFVSARRAPGLNRNQRVYERSDQELIKQIRSLTGTALDVFDDPEMTAMVLPAIRSDYKAAETYVYAPGPKLTCPVTALVGDTDPMVSAEEAVAWSEYTDGTFELQIWPGGHFYLETHAADVVSTISAGMPA; encoded by the coding sequence ATGCAAGCCGTCGACCCCGACCTGTGGATTCGCCGCTTCCATCCGGCGGGTCCCGCGTCAGCCCGACTCGTCTGCCTGCCACACGCCGGTGGTGCGGCAAGCTACTACTTTCCCTTGTCGAGGGCGCTCTCGCCGGGTGTCGAAGTGCTCGCGATCCAGTATCCGGGCCGACAGGAACGGCAGCTGGAACGGCGCCGGGAGACGGTCGCCGAACTGGCCGACGAGATCACCGAGGTGATCCGTCCGCTGGCGGACCAACCGCTGTATCTGTTCGGCCACAGTCTCGGCGCAACCGTGGCCTTCGAGGTCGCGCGGCGCCTGGAGGCCGCCGACGTCAAGCTCGCCCATATGTTCGTGTCGGCGCGCCGGGCCCCCGGCCTCAACCGTAACCAGCGTGTCTACGAGCGCAGCGACCAAGAGCTCATCAAGCAGATCCGGTCGCTGACCGGCACTGCGCTCGACGTCTTCGACGACCCCGAGATGACCGCGATGGTGCTCCCCGCGATCCGCAGTGACTACAAGGCCGCGGAGACGTACGTGTACGCGCCGGGGCCGAAACTTACCTGCCCGGTGACGGCCTTGGTCGGCGACACGGACCCGATGGTGTCGGCCGAGGAAGCCGTCGCATGGAGCGAGTACACCGACGGCACTTTCGAGTTGCAGATCTGGCCGGGCGGGCACTTCTATCTGGAGACGCACGCTGCGGACGTCGTCTCGACGATCTCGGCCGGGATGCCGGCTTGA
- a CDS encoding AraC family transcriptional regulator, which translates to MDNAPRVDIRGPFAGSAPRGRVAAVPTVFPHPGVINESVRVRAAAALRPFVAWYTGYRQDGFPATQHRGMPSPYLTLIFTLDDVLTMAGHPDPRQAPGNYDTLLGGLHTSPALITHQGRQSGIQIALHPLGARALLGLPAGELANTDLPADAVLGRLCGELQARLQAADSWPERFAVLNKLLLRATSPYAGVPPEVARAWQLLIRTGGALPVSALADEVGWSGRHLADRFRRETGLTPKAAARVVRFDRARRLLAAGTGRSELPRLADVAAQCGYFDQAHLAREFRSLAGCAPSTWLAEEFRNVQAPSGEPAEGWMQ; encoded by the coding sequence GTGGACAACGCGCCGCGAGTGGACATCCGGGGGCCGTTTGCCGGCTCAGCGCCGCGCGGGCGGGTCGCCGCGGTCCCTACGGTCTTCCCGCACCCCGGAGTGATCAACGAGTCCGTCCGCGTTCGCGCCGCCGCCGCGCTGCGGCCCTTCGTGGCCTGGTATACCGGCTACCGCCAGGACGGCTTCCCGGCCACACAGCACCGGGGGATGCCCTCGCCCTACCTGACGCTGATCTTCACGCTCGACGATGTGCTCACCATGGCCGGCCACCCTGATCCCCGACAGGCACCGGGAAATTACGACACCCTGCTCGGCGGCCTGCACACGTCGCCGGCGCTGATCACCCACCAAGGCCGGCAGTCGGGTATCCAGATCGCGCTCCACCCGCTCGGTGCGCGGGCGCTGCTCGGCCTGCCGGCCGGCGAACTGGCCAACACCGACCTCCCCGCAGACGCCGTCCTGGGCCGCCTGTGCGGTGAGCTCCAGGCACGGCTGCAGGCGGCCGACAGCTGGCCGGAGCGCTTCGCCGTGCTGAACAAGCTGCTGCTCCGGGCGACCTCCCCCTACGCAGGCGTTCCGCCCGAGGTCGCCCGCGCCTGGCAACTGCTGATCCGTACCGGCGGTGCCTTGCCGGTGTCGGCACTGGCGGACGAAGTCGGCTGGAGCGGACGCCATCTGGCGGACCGCTTCCGCCGAGAGACCGGGCTCACGCCCAAGGCCGCCGCGAGGGTGGTCCGATTCGACCGCGCCCGCAGACTGCTGGCCGCCGGTACTGGCCGGTCGGAGCTTCCCCGGCTCGCCGACGTGGCTGCGCAGTGCGGCTACTTCGACCAGGCACACCTCGCGCGCGAGTTCCGGTCCCTGGCCGGCTGCGCCCCCAGCACGTGGCTGGCCGAGGAGTTCCGAAACGTC